The following proteins are co-located in the Helicobacter pylori genome:
- a CDS encoding ribbon-helix-helix domain-containing protein, whose protein sequence is MKTTENTDETHLRGTKNKLGRKPKADANKKTRAVSLYFSDEQYQKLEKMANEEEESVGSYIKRYILKALRKIEQNGP, encoded by the coding sequence ATGAAAACGACAGAAAACACAGATGAAACTCACTTAAGGGGAACTAAAAATAAACTAGGGCGCAAACCAAAAGCAGACGCTAATAAAAAAACTCGCGCTGTAAGCTTGTATTTTTCTGATGAGCAATACCAAAAACTAGAGAAAATGGCTAACGAAGAAGAAGAAAGCGTGGGATCTTATATCAAACGCTATATTTTGAAGGCTTTAAGAAAAATAGAGCAAAATGGCCCTTGA
- the radA gene encoding DNA repair protein RadA, with protein sequence MAKKTSLFECQHCGFTSPKWLGKCVQCNAWESFIELNQTQKEVLIALKNPLPKAQKSVSIAEIEHEEVVKFSSTQSELDIVLGGGIAKGGLYLVGGSPGVGKSTLLLKVASGLAKNQQKVLYVSGEESLSQIKMRATRLDCIEKELYLLNEINWPVIKANIESENYFACVIDSIQTLYSPEISSAPGSISQVREITFELMRLAKTRNIAVFIIGHITKEGSIAGPRVLEHMVDSVLYFEGDPSRELRILRSFKNRFGPTSEIGLFEMKEQGLVSAKEASSLFFSKEEPMEGSAITITLEGSRALILEIQALVSECSFGAPKRLANGFDTNRLNMLIALLEKKLEIPLNRHDVFINVSGGIKISEPACDLAVIASILSSFKNRKIDNKTAFLGEVSLNGRILEAPNLNARLKEMENYGFLKAILPKKPSQKTSIKCYEANAVGKIVEWM encoded by the coding sequence TTGGCTAAAAAAACTTCTTTATTTGAGTGTCAGCATTGCGGTTTTACAAGCCCTAAGTGGCTGGGCAAGTGCGTTCAATGCAACGCATGGGAGAGTTTTATAGAATTGAACCAAACCCAAAAGGAAGTTTTAATCGCACTTAAAAACCCTCTCCCAAAAGCGCAAAAAAGCGTTTCTATCGCTGAAATTGAGCATGAAGAAGTGGTGAAGTTTTCTTCCACTCAGAGCGAGTTGGATATTGTTTTGGGTGGGGGGATTGCTAAAGGAGGGTTGTATTTAGTGGGGGGGAGTCCTGGGGTGGGGAAATCCACTCTGCTTTTGAAAGTGGCTTCTGGCTTAGCCAAAAACCAGCAAAAGGTTTTGTATGTGAGCGGGGAAGAGAGCTTGAGCCAGATTAAAATGCGCGCCACTAGATTGGATTGCATAGAAAAAGAATTGTATCTGCTCAATGAAATCAATTGGCCTGTGATTAAGGCTAATATTGAAAGCGAAAATTATTTTGCTTGCGTGATTGATTCCATTCAAACGCTTTATTCGCCAGAGATTTCTTCAGCGCCCGGCTCTATTTCGCAAGTGCGAGAGATCACTTTTGAGCTCATGCGTTTAGCCAAAACAAGAAATATTGCTGTTTTTATCATCGGTCATATCACTAAAGAAGGGAGCATCGCAGGGCCTAGAGTGCTAGAGCATATGGTGGATAGCGTGCTGTATTTTGAAGGCGATCCCAGTAGGGAATTAAGGATTTTAAGGAGTTTTAAAAACCGCTTTGGCCCTACGAGTGAAATCGGCTTGTTTGAGATGAAAGAGCAGGGTTTGGTGAGCGCTAAAGAAGCTTCAAGCTTGTTTTTTTCTAAAGAAGAGCCTATGGAGGGGAGTGCCATTACCATCACTTTAGAAGGATCAAGGGCGTTGATTTTAGAGATTCAGGCGTTGGTGAGCGAGTGCAGTTTTGGAGCGCCCAAACGCTTAGCGAACGGGTTTGACACCAACCGCCTTAACATGCTCATCGCTTTATTAGAAAAAAAGCTAGAAATCCCTTTAAACCGCCATGATGTGTTCATTAATGTGAGCGGAGGCATTAAGATTAGCGAGCCGGCTTGCGATTTAGCGGTCATTGCCAGCATCCTTTCAAGCTTTAAAAACAGAAAAATTGACAATAAAACGGCGTTTTTGGGCGAAGTGAGTTTGAATGGTAGGATTTTAGAAGCCCCTAATTTGAACGCCAGATTGAAAGAAATGGAAAATTACGGCTTTTTAAAAGCCATTTTGCCTAAAAAACCCAGCCAAAAAACCTCGATCAAATGCTATGAAGCCAATGCGGTGGGCAAGATTGTTGAATGGATGTGA
- the msrB gene encoding peptide-methionine (R)-S-oxide reductase MsrB yields MKVLSYLKHFYLFLLIGAFMQANENMGSKHPKTDERVIYLAGGCFWGLEAYMERIYGVIDASSGYANGKTSSTNYEKLHESDHAESVKVIYDPKKISLDKLLRYYFKVIDPVSVNKQGNDVGRQYRTGIYYVNSADREVIDNALKALQKEVKGKIAIEVEPLKNYVRAEEYHQDYLKKHPGGYCHIDLKKADEVIVDSDKYTKPSDEVLKKKLTKLQYEVTQNKHTEKPFENEYYNKEEEGIYVDITTGEPLFSSADKYDSGCGWPSFSKPINKDVVKYEDDESLNRKRIEVLSRIGKAHLGHVFNDGPKELGGLRYCINSAALRFIPLKDMEKEGYGEFIPYIKKGELKKYIQDKKTH; encoded by the coding sequence ATGAAAGTATTATCTTACTTGAAACATTTTTATCTTTTTCTACTAATAGGAGCGTTTATGCAAGCGAATGAAAACATGGGATCTAAACACCCAAAAACCGATGAAAGGGTGATTTACTTGGCTGGGGGGTGCTTTTGGGGGCTAGAGGCGTATATGGAGAGGATTTATGGCGTTATAGACGCAAGCTCTGGTTACGCTAACGGCAAGACTTCAAGCACGAATTATGAAAAGTTGCATGAGAGCGATCATGCTGAAAGCGTGAAAGTGATCTATGATCCTAAAAAGATCAGTTTGGACAAGTTGCTACGCTATTATTTTAAGGTGATTGATCCGGTGAGCGTGAACAAGCAGGGTAATGATGTGGGCAGACAGTATCGCACAGGGATTTACTATGTCAATAGCGCGGATAGGGAAGTGATAGACAATGCCTTAAAAGCGTTACAAAAAGAAGTGAAAGGCAAAATCGCCATTGAGGTAGAGCCGTTAAAAAATTATGTGAGGGCTGAAGAATACCACCAGGATTATTTGAAAAAACACCCCGGTGGCTATTGCCATATTGATTTGAAAAAGGCGGATGAAGTGATTGTAGATAGCGATAAATACACCAAACCAAGCGATGAAGTTTTAAAGAAAAAACTCACCAAACTCCAGTATGAGGTGACTCAAAACAAACACACTGAGAAACCTTTTGAAAATGAGTATTACAACAAAGAAGAAGAGGGTATTTATGTGGATATTACCACAGGCGAGCCGTTATTTTCTTCAGCGGATAAATACGACTCCGGTTGCGGGTGGCCAAGCTTTTCTAAGCCTATCAATAAAGATGTGGTGAAATACGAAGACGATGAGAGCCTTAACAGGAAACGCATTGAAGTATTAAGCCGTATTGGTAAGGCGCATTTAGGGCATGTGTTTAACGATGGGCCTAAAGAATTAGGGGGCTTAAGGTATTGCATCAACAGCGCGGCTTTAAGGTTTATCCCCTTAAAAGACATGGAAAAAGAGGGTTATGGCGAGTTTATCCCTTATATCAAAAAGGGTGAATTGAAAAAATACATCCAAGATAAAAAAACGCATTAA